The following coding sequences lie in one Musa acuminata AAA Group cultivar baxijiao chromosome BXJ1-8, Cavendish_Baxijiao_AAA, whole genome shotgun sequence genomic window:
- the LOC135588441 gene encoding uncharacterized protein LOC135588441 isoform X1, with the protein MQMWQQQLMYKQLQEVRRQQQLQQLDQGSRQLSPLSQFSAVAKPATEIQLPSTLNERNQLPATLNEMPINDPYNYMWLNNYVGGSSNLSGNSQMFTAGNMNHVQPSCSVAMQNLTNGVIVSNDQSQVMQFIGSMPPQINQSFSGISVSGTCSGDQYSHLLGISSSNHDSMTKAAETNAEKTSYSSSIFQTDHQIDSQGSLQEKAWATARNFPGKHVVDNSSTQTSEKFQQLNNLQHSIRFQEFHGRQVQDDALGNLVEKQESQVGTSTGVASLDPIEHKLLFGTDEDDNWGFSFGGSLTSGMDADAHGHSSENDYFGSFPSVHSGSWSALMQEAVQASTSDKGVQEEWSGLSYQKTEQQMLKPLITTTDNGKQSAIWDDSNLKGASSTSRPFPLFNDANTTPTSTGPINQHSFDSTYEESSRVLTEAPRVSSFRGSSNKEFHQNQKIVEGSLQAQMPSTSRAWAGLTIKQHENSSEEIQYKSQDTEDGWSNQKNMPSSNVSVFPVNKLNSLKASFPMASGGDKSNHHESDGHLWEIGENHVNMNSGLQRVKSDIGSLNIQAEESLAGKFVSVNKPNTLKLSQDMHHQVTNVQQTVFGGHFALNSCVHSEDDKDIEENQNQPSRKPQTWEMSVSTAAERLGKSYEKKKEHERVVLGDSYAGIAAKEKYLLTVNDQYPSVSGGQKSSILSSHPTVGSKMLQNSLGSLRKPVESSFLPNQLLRLQGLSNSVFHGSNNEGQSSVGKSQFSGHIVPNNPMDVSERIAVGAEGLQSRGTIPVCPSRSSFDGSTAQHSQNEVVAQASYNMLELLHKVDQSKNVVSTNASDVPAQAAADVSITHPHFDQSSNLRGFGLRLAPPSQGQPLPNYTPISHKSLNDINSGQSDHEAEYQGQTWLSPTSSIRPVLPFDEASKRENWDKIASLPGQKKTEYSEANNHFKSSATVSDSSSVRDQLQEQQQLRQQHISSAKDHLENQQQQWQQHTSNATTTHGLLDHSVNFSFSNQTNTNMLVRNASLVRQPLDCQSGSLGGQSVQTSLPPLAGRFPASDVASHAESRVPVGSQFSSEGTEHTRGTIAGFSQIISSGQQLPAVETKSSSQPSLSGTSQQASFSKMLHNVWTNISAQQRQAGIDPFLTPNVLQSIINHGRDTSSWGLPKPGDQVNKEDSAPPEHMDVSHESSNTSQGKEAVLKPQQDVNKTRNGQDQALSSCVLRAPLTNNVSTSSGILAGRMSKPSDVQQQNYSLFHQVQSMKASESDVNKTGNLPKGAAFSSDSSQMNFNVDQGIVHGQNTIPRIPADGKVGAASHISFTSDAKMLSFTSSDSEEQNPNTSSAGHHIQSHMEPLSTSSTANVLGDGEPTQISPQMAPSWFDSYGTYQNGRMVAMFDAHRSRKASVQQYFLQNAPAKMDNSNVVEQRLDSSQVGSYRQDALAFKIAPSDTTSSLLPPDVTVHGRIIRSKKRKIANRDLLPWHKMVMGCPQSLQSISMPELDWAQAANRLIEKVDDEAETMDDGLFMPQSRRRIILTTQLMQQLIPAVPAVMFKGEATSGYQSVTFSIAKTALADACSLVSSSESDSHLLLGNENTINIGEVKTSKKVEEDTFLKLMEDFIGRSKKLSTDFSRLERKTSMLDVRLECQELERFSIVNRLGKFHGRTHADGVDVSSTPGNAYRRIFPQRYITAVPVPGNLPEGVCCLSL; encoded by the exons ATGCAAATGTGGCAACAACAGTTGATGTACAAGCAGCTCCAAGAGGTTCGGAGACAGCAGCAACTACAGCAGCTAGATCAGGGATCGAGGCAACTGAGTCCCCTTAGCCAGTTTTCTGCTGTAGCAAAACCTGCAACAGAAATTCAGTTACCTTCAACATTAAATGAAAGAAATCAGTTACCTGCAACTTTAAATGAAATGCCCATCAATGATCCATATAATTATATGTGGCTTAATAATTATGTTGGAGGCTCATCCAACTTATCTGGTAATTCTCAGATGTTTACTGCTGGAAACATGAACCATGTACAGCCAAGTTGCTCTGTTGCCATGCAGAACCTTACAAATGGTGTTATTGTATCAAATGATCAAAGTCAAGTGATGCAATTTATTGGATCTATGCCACCACAAATTAATCAGTCTTTTAGTGGCATATCCGTTTCAGGCACTTGCTCTGGAGACCAATATTCTCACCTATTAGGAATATCAAGTTCTAATCATGATTCAATGACCAAGGCTGCTGAAACAAATGCAGAAAAGACATCATACTCATCTAGCATTTTCCAAACTGATCATCAAATAGACTCACAAGGTTCCTTACAGGAGAAGGCTTGGGCCACTGCACGGAATTTTCCAGGGAAACATGTCGTTGACAATTCTTCAACACAGACATCAGAAAAGTTTCAACAATTGAACAATCTGCAACACAGCATTCGGTTTCAGGAATTTCATGGTAGACAAGTACAGGATGATGCATTGGGTAATTTAGTGGAGAAACAAGAATCACAAGTAGGAACTTCTACTGGTGTGGCCAGTCTGGATCCTATAGAACATAAGCTCTTGTTCGGCACCGATGAGGATGACAACTGGGGATTTTCATTTGGAGGGAGCCTTACCTCTGGCATGGATGCAGATGCACATGGACATTCTTCAGAGAATGATTATTTTGGTTCATTTCCTTCTGTCCATAGTGGGAGCTGGAGTGCTCTTATGCAAGAGGCTGTACAAGCTTCCACTAGTGACAAGGGGGTCCAGGAAGAATGGAGTGGCCTGAGCTACCAAAAAACAGAGCAACAGATGCTAAAGCCTCTGATTACAACAACTGACAATGGGAAACAGTCAGCTATTTGGGATGATAGCAACTTGAAGGGTGCAAGTTCAACTTCTAGGCCGTTTCCTTTGTTTAATGATGCTAATACAACGCCAACTTCCACTGGCCCTATTAATCAGCATTCTTTTGACTCCACTTATGAAGAAAGCAGTAGGGTTCTGACCGAGGCTCCCCGTGTCTCATCCTTCCGAGGATCCAGTAACAAAGAATTCCATCAGAATCAAAAAATTGTGGAAGGTAGTCTTCAAGCTCAAATGCCTTCAACTAGTCGTGCGTGGGCTGGGCTGACCATCAAGCAGCATGAGAACAGTTCTGAGGAGATTCAATATAAGTCACAGGACACAGAGGATGGTTGGAGTAACCAGAAAAACATGCCATCATCCAATGTTTCTGTTTTTCCTGTTAATAAGCTAAATAGCTTGAAGGCAAGTTTTCCAATGGCATCTGGAGGTGACAAATCAAATCATCATGAAAGTGATGGCCATTTGTGGGAGATTGGTGAAAATCATGTTAATATGAATTCTGGCTTGCAACGAGTCAAATCTGATATTGGCAGTCTCAACATACAAGCTGAAGAATCCTTAGCAGGTAAATTTGTTTCTGTCAATAAACCGAACACCTTAAAGTTGAGTCAGGACATGCATCATCAGGTTACTAATGTGCAGCAAACTGTTTTTGGGGGACATTTTGCCCTTAATTCATGTGTGCATTCTGAAGATGACAAAGATATTGAAGAAAACCAGAACCAGCCAAGCAGGAAGCCACAAACTTGGGAGATGTCTGTAAGTACTGCTGCAGAAAGATTGGGTAAAAGCTAtgagaagaaaaaagaacatgaaagagtgGTTTTAGGTGACAGTTATGCCGGAATTGCAGCAAAAGAGAAGTATCTGTTGACTGTGAATGACCAATATCCTTCCGTAAGTGGAGGCCAGAAGTCCTCAATTCTGTCAAGTCATCCTACTGTGGGGTCAAAAATGTTGCAGAATTCACTGGGAAGTTTGAGGAAGCCTGTAGAATCTTCTTTCCTGCCCAATCAACTATTACGGTTGCAGGGCTTGTCCAACTCTGTTTTTCATGGATCAAACAATGAAGGGCAatcatctgttgggaaatcacagTTTTCTGGTCATATTGTACCCAACAATCCTATGGATGTGTCCGAG AGGATTGCAGTGGGAGCAGAGGGACTGCAGTCTCGAGGTACCATACCTGTGTGCCCCTCTAGGAGTTCTTTTGATGGCTCAACTGCTCAACATTCCCAGAATGAAGTGGTTGCTCAAGCAAG TTATAATATGCTCGAGCTTCTCCACAAGGTTGACCAATCAAAGAACGTTGTTTCTACAAATGCATCTGATGTTCCTGCACAAGCTGCTGCTGATGTTTCTATCACGCATCCTCACTTTGATCAGTCTTCTAATTTGCGTGGTTTTGGGTTGCGTTTGGCCCCGCCATCTCAGGGGCAACCACTACCAAACTATACACCAATCTCTCACAAGTCCTTGAATGATATTAACAGTGGGCAATCAGACCATGAAGCAGAATATCAGGGTCAGACGTGGCTTAGTCCTACATCCTCGATTCGACCTGTTCTTCCATTTGATGAAGCATCTAAAAGAGAAAATTGGGATAAGATAGCCAGCCTACCTGGACAGAAAAAAACTGAATATTCAGAAGCAAATAATCATTTTAAATCATCAGCCACTGTTTCTGATTCTTCTTCAGTGAGAGATCAGCTGCAGGAGCAACAGCAGCTTAGACAGCAACACATTTCTAGTGCAAAAGATCACCTGGAGAATCAACAACAGCAATGGCAACAACATACTTCTAATGCAACAACTACTCATGGACTTTTGGACCATTCTGTCAATTTTTCCTTTAGTAACCAAACTAATACAAATATGCTTGTTAGAAATGCTTCTCTCGTTAGGCAGCCACTTGACTGTCAAAGTGGATCTTTAGGTGGCCAATCTGTTCAAACATCATTGCCTCCTCTGGCTGGTAGGTTTCCAGCTTCAGATGTTGCTTCCCATGCTGAATCTCGTGTACCTGTTGGTTCACAATTTTCCTCAGAAGGGACAGAACATACAAGAGGAACAATTGCAggattttctcaaattataaGTTCGGGCCAACAGTTACCTGCTGTAGAGACAAAGTCAAGTTCACAACCTTCTCTGTCAGGCACGTCTCAGCAAGCCAGCTTCTCAAAGATGTTGCATAATGTGTGGACAAATATTTCAGCTCAACAACGTCAAGCTGGTATTGATCCTTTTCTGACTCCAAATGTACTTCAGTCTATAATAAATCATGGTAGAGACACAAGTTCATGGGGCCTCCCAAAGCCAGGTGATCAAGTAAATAAGGAAGATAGTGCTCCTCCTGAGCATATGGATGTTTCTCATGAGTCAAGCAATACATCCCAGGGGAAAGAGGCTGTGCTAAAGCCACAGCAGGATGTTAACAAAACAAGAAATGGACAGGATCAAGCTCTTAGTTCTTGTGTATTGCGTGCTCCTCTAACGAATAATGTCTCTACCAGCAGTGGTATTCTTGCAGGGCGCATGTCAAAGCCTTCAGATGTTCAACAGCAAAACTATTCACTGTTTCATCAAGTACAGTCCATGAAGGCTTCTGAATCTGATGTAAACAAGACAGGAAACCTACCAAAAGGAGCTGCTTTTAGTTCCGATAGTTCACAGATGAATTTCAATGTAGATCAGGGAATTGTTCATGGCCAGAATACAATTCCCAGAATCCCTGCAGATGGTAAAGTTGGAGCAGCTTCTCATATTTCATTCACGTCAGATGCCAAAATGCTGAGCTTTACttcaagtgacagtgaagaacagaaTCCCAACACATCCAGTGCAGGACATCATATCCAAAGTCACATGGAACCACTTAGTACAAGTTCCACAGCAAATGTATTGGGAGATGGTGAGCCCACCCAGATTAGTCCTCAGATGGCTCCTTCCTGGTTTGACAGTTATGGAACCTACCAAAATGGCAGGATGGTTGCTATGTTTGACGCCCATAGGAGTAGAAAAGCTTCCGTTCAGCAGTACTTTCTCCAAAATGCTCCTGCAAAGATGGATAATAGTAATGTCGTCGAGCAAAGACTTGATAGCAGCCAGGTTGGTAGCTATAGGCAAGATGCATTGGCCTTCAAGATAGCACCCAGTGATACAACTTCTTCTTTGCTGCCCCCGGATGTGACGGTCCATGGTAGAATTATAAGGTCAAAGAAGCGCAAAATTGCAAATAGAGATCTTCTGCCATGGCATAAGATGGTCATGGGATGTCCACAAAGTTTGCAGAGCATCAG TATGCCAGAGTTGGATTGGGCTCAAGCTGCCAATAGATTGATAGAGAAG GTGGATGATGAAGCTGAAACTATGGATGATGGCCTGTTTATGCCTCAGTCACGAAGAAGGATAATCCTGACAACACAACTGATGCAACAACTTATTCCAGCTGTACCAGCTGTGATGTTCAAAGGAGAGGCAACTTCAGGTTATCAAAGTGTGACTTTTTCTATTGCTAAAACAGCACTTGCAGATGCATGCAGCCTGGTTTCTTCCTCAGAAAGTGATTCccatttgctgttgggaaatgAAAATAC GATAAATATTGGAGAGGTTAAGACTTCCAAGAAGGTGGAAGAAGATACATTCTTAAAGCTTATGGAAGATTTCATTGGTAGATCCAAGAAACTTTCAACTGATTTCTCAAG ATTGGAGAGGAAGACATCGATGTTGGATGTCCGACTGGAGTGCCAAGAGTTAGAGAGGTTTTCCATTGTGAACCGATTAGGCAAGTTTCATGGTCGGACTCATGCTGATGGGGTCGATGTATCTTCCACTCCTGGAAATGCCTATCGCAGGATCTTTCCGCAGAGATATATCACCGCCGTTCCAGTGCCTGGAAATCTACCCGAGGGGGTTTGCTGTCTCTCACTCTAA
- the LOC135588441 gene encoding uncharacterized protein LOC135588441 isoform X2 translates to MQMWQQQLMYKQLQEVRRQQQLQQLDQGSRQLSPLSQFSAVAKPATEIQLPSTLNERNQLPATLNEMPINDPYNYMWLNNYVGGSSNLSGNSQMFTAGNMNHVQPSCSVAMQNLTNGVIVSNDQSQVMQFIGSMPPQINQSFSGISVSGTCSGDQYSHLLGISSSNHDSMTKAAETNAEKTSYSSSIFQTDHQIDSQGSLQEKAWATARNFPGKHVVDNSSTQTSEKFQQLNNLQHSIRFQEFHGRQVQDDALGNLVEKQESQVGTSTGVASLDPIEHKLLFGTDEDDNWGFSFGGSLTSGMDADAHGHSSENDYFGSFPSVHSGSWSALMQEAVQASTSDKGVQEEWSGLSYQKTEQQMLKPLITTTDNGKQSAIWDDSNLKGASSTSRPFPLFNDANTTPTSTGPINQHSFDSTYEESSRVLTEAPRVSSFRGSSNKEFHQNQKIVEGSLQAQMPSTSRAWAGLTIKQHENSSEEIQYKSQDTEDGWSNQKNMPSSNVSVFPVNKLNSLKASFPMASGGDKSNHHESDGHLWEIGENHVNMNSGLQRVKSDIGSLNIQAEESLADDKDIEENQNQPSRKPQTWEMSVSTAAERLGKSYEKKKEHERVVLGDSYAGIAAKEKYLLTVNDQYPSVSGGQKSSILSSHPTVGSKMLQNSLGSLRKPVESSFLPNQLLRLQGLSNSVFHGSNNEGQSSVGKSQFSGHIVPNNPMDVSERIAVGAEGLQSRGTIPVCPSRSSFDGSTAQHSQNEVVAQASYNMLELLHKVDQSKNVVSTNASDVPAQAAADVSITHPHFDQSSNLRGFGLRLAPPSQGQPLPNYTPISHKSLNDINSGQSDHEAEYQGQTWLSPTSSIRPVLPFDEASKRENWDKIASLPGQKKTEYSEANNHFKSSATVSDSSSVRDQLQEQQQLRQQHISSAKDHLENQQQQWQQHTSNATTTHGLLDHSVNFSFSNQTNTNMLVRNASLVRQPLDCQSGSLGGQSVQTSLPPLAGRFPASDVASHAESRVPVGSQFSSEGTEHTRGTIAGFSQIISSGQQLPAVETKSSSQPSLSGTSQQASFSKMLHNVWTNISAQQRQAGIDPFLTPNVLQSIINHGRDTSSWGLPKPGDQVNKEDSAPPEHMDVSHESSNTSQGKEAVLKPQQDVNKTRNGQDQALSSCVLRAPLTNNVSTSSGILAGRMSKPSDVQQQNYSLFHQVQSMKASESDVNKTGNLPKGAAFSSDSSQMNFNVDQGIVHGQNTIPRIPADGKVGAASHISFTSDAKMLSFTSSDSEEQNPNTSSAGHHIQSHMEPLSTSSTANVLGDGEPTQISPQMAPSWFDSYGTYQNGRMVAMFDAHRSRKASVQQYFLQNAPAKMDNSNVVEQRLDSSQVGSYRQDALAFKIAPSDTTSSLLPPDVTVHGRIIRSKKRKIANRDLLPWHKMVMGCPQSLQSISMPELDWAQAANRLIEKVDDEAETMDDGLFMPQSRRRIILTTQLMQQLIPAVPAVMFKGEATSGYQSVTFSIAKTALADACSLVSSSESDSHLLLGNENTINIGEVKTSKKVEEDTFLKLMEDFIGRSKKLSTDFSRLERKTSMLDVRLECQELERFSIVNRLGKFHGRTHADGVDVSSTPGNAYRRIFPQRYITAVPVPGNLPEGVCCLSL, encoded by the exons ATGCAAATGTGGCAACAACAGTTGATGTACAAGCAGCTCCAAGAGGTTCGGAGACAGCAGCAACTACAGCAGCTAGATCAGGGATCGAGGCAACTGAGTCCCCTTAGCCAGTTTTCTGCTGTAGCAAAACCTGCAACAGAAATTCAGTTACCTTCAACATTAAATGAAAGAAATCAGTTACCTGCAACTTTAAATGAAATGCCCATCAATGATCCATATAATTATATGTGGCTTAATAATTATGTTGGAGGCTCATCCAACTTATCTGGTAATTCTCAGATGTTTACTGCTGGAAACATGAACCATGTACAGCCAAGTTGCTCTGTTGCCATGCAGAACCTTACAAATGGTGTTATTGTATCAAATGATCAAAGTCAAGTGATGCAATTTATTGGATCTATGCCACCACAAATTAATCAGTCTTTTAGTGGCATATCCGTTTCAGGCACTTGCTCTGGAGACCAATATTCTCACCTATTAGGAATATCAAGTTCTAATCATGATTCAATGACCAAGGCTGCTGAAACAAATGCAGAAAAGACATCATACTCATCTAGCATTTTCCAAACTGATCATCAAATAGACTCACAAGGTTCCTTACAGGAGAAGGCTTGGGCCACTGCACGGAATTTTCCAGGGAAACATGTCGTTGACAATTCTTCAACACAGACATCAGAAAAGTTTCAACAATTGAACAATCTGCAACACAGCATTCGGTTTCAGGAATTTCATGGTAGACAAGTACAGGATGATGCATTGGGTAATTTAGTGGAGAAACAAGAATCACAAGTAGGAACTTCTACTGGTGTGGCCAGTCTGGATCCTATAGAACATAAGCTCTTGTTCGGCACCGATGAGGATGACAACTGGGGATTTTCATTTGGAGGGAGCCTTACCTCTGGCATGGATGCAGATGCACATGGACATTCTTCAGAGAATGATTATTTTGGTTCATTTCCTTCTGTCCATAGTGGGAGCTGGAGTGCTCTTATGCAAGAGGCTGTACAAGCTTCCACTAGTGACAAGGGGGTCCAGGAAGAATGGAGTGGCCTGAGCTACCAAAAAACAGAGCAACAGATGCTAAAGCCTCTGATTACAACAACTGACAATGGGAAACAGTCAGCTATTTGGGATGATAGCAACTTGAAGGGTGCAAGTTCAACTTCTAGGCCGTTTCCTTTGTTTAATGATGCTAATACAACGCCAACTTCCACTGGCCCTATTAATCAGCATTCTTTTGACTCCACTTATGAAGAAAGCAGTAGGGTTCTGACCGAGGCTCCCCGTGTCTCATCCTTCCGAGGATCCAGTAACAAAGAATTCCATCAGAATCAAAAAATTGTGGAAGGTAGTCTTCAAGCTCAAATGCCTTCAACTAGTCGTGCGTGGGCTGGGCTGACCATCAAGCAGCATGAGAACAGTTCTGAGGAGATTCAATATAAGTCACAGGACACAGAGGATGGTTGGAGTAACCAGAAAAACATGCCATCATCCAATGTTTCTGTTTTTCCTGTTAATAAGCTAAATAGCTTGAAGGCAAGTTTTCCAATGGCATCTGGAGGTGACAAATCAAATCATCATGAAAGTGATGGCCATTTGTGGGAGATTGGTGAAAATCATGTTAATATGAATTCTGGCTTGCAACGAGTCAAATCTGATATTGGCAGTCTCAACATACAAGCTGAAGAATCCTTAGCAG ATGACAAAGATATTGAAGAAAACCAGAACCAGCCAAGCAGGAAGCCACAAACTTGGGAGATGTCTGTAAGTACTGCTGCAGAAAGATTGGGTAAAAGCTAtgagaagaaaaaagaacatgaaagagtgGTTTTAGGTGACAGTTATGCCGGAATTGCAGCAAAAGAGAAGTATCTGTTGACTGTGAATGACCAATATCCTTCCGTAAGTGGAGGCCAGAAGTCCTCAATTCTGTCAAGTCATCCTACTGTGGGGTCAAAAATGTTGCAGAATTCACTGGGAAGTTTGAGGAAGCCTGTAGAATCTTCTTTCCTGCCCAATCAACTATTACGGTTGCAGGGCTTGTCCAACTCTGTTTTTCATGGATCAAACAATGAAGGGCAatcatctgttgggaaatcacagTTTTCTGGTCATATTGTACCCAACAATCCTATGGATGTGTCCGAG AGGATTGCAGTGGGAGCAGAGGGACTGCAGTCTCGAGGTACCATACCTGTGTGCCCCTCTAGGAGTTCTTTTGATGGCTCAACTGCTCAACATTCCCAGAATGAAGTGGTTGCTCAAGCAAG TTATAATATGCTCGAGCTTCTCCACAAGGTTGACCAATCAAAGAACGTTGTTTCTACAAATGCATCTGATGTTCCTGCACAAGCTGCTGCTGATGTTTCTATCACGCATCCTCACTTTGATCAGTCTTCTAATTTGCGTGGTTTTGGGTTGCGTTTGGCCCCGCCATCTCAGGGGCAACCACTACCAAACTATACACCAATCTCTCACAAGTCCTTGAATGATATTAACAGTGGGCAATCAGACCATGAAGCAGAATATCAGGGTCAGACGTGGCTTAGTCCTACATCCTCGATTCGACCTGTTCTTCCATTTGATGAAGCATCTAAAAGAGAAAATTGGGATAAGATAGCCAGCCTACCTGGACAGAAAAAAACTGAATATTCAGAAGCAAATAATCATTTTAAATCATCAGCCACTGTTTCTGATTCTTCTTCAGTGAGAGATCAGCTGCAGGAGCAACAGCAGCTTAGACAGCAACACATTTCTAGTGCAAAAGATCACCTGGAGAATCAACAACAGCAATGGCAACAACATACTTCTAATGCAACAACTACTCATGGACTTTTGGACCATTCTGTCAATTTTTCCTTTAGTAACCAAACTAATACAAATATGCTTGTTAGAAATGCTTCTCTCGTTAGGCAGCCACTTGACTGTCAAAGTGGATCTTTAGGTGGCCAATCTGTTCAAACATCATTGCCTCCTCTGGCTGGTAGGTTTCCAGCTTCAGATGTTGCTTCCCATGCTGAATCTCGTGTACCTGTTGGTTCACAATTTTCCTCAGAAGGGACAGAACATACAAGAGGAACAATTGCAggattttctcaaattataaGTTCGGGCCAACAGTTACCTGCTGTAGAGACAAAGTCAAGTTCACAACCTTCTCTGTCAGGCACGTCTCAGCAAGCCAGCTTCTCAAAGATGTTGCATAATGTGTGGACAAATATTTCAGCTCAACAACGTCAAGCTGGTATTGATCCTTTTCTGACTCCAAATGTACTTCAGTCTATAATAAATCATGGTAGAGACACAAGTTCATGGGGCCTCCCAAAGCCAGGTGATCAAGTAAATAAGGAAGATAGTGCTCCTCCTGAGCATATGGATGTTTCTCATGAGTCAAGCAATACATCCCAGGGGAAAGAGGCTGTGCTAAAGCCACAGCAGGATGTTAACAAAACAAGAAATGGACAGGATCAAGCTCTTAGTTCTTGTGTATTGCGTGCTCCTCTAACGAATAATGTCTCTACCAGCAGTGGTATTCTTGCAGGGCGCATGTCAAAGCCTTCAGATGTTCAACAGCAAAACTATTCACTGTTTCATCAAGTACAGTCCATGAAGGCTTCTGAATCTGATGTAAACAAGACAGGAAACCTACCAAAAGGAGCTGCTTTTAGTTCCGATAGTTCACAGATGAATTTCAATGTAGATCAGGGAATTGTTCATGGCCAGAATACAATTCCCAGAATCCCTGCAGATGGTAAAGTTGGAGCAGCTTCTCATATTTCATTCACGTCAGATGCCAAAATGCTGAGCTTTACttcaagtgacagtgaagaacagaaTCCCAACACATCCAGTGCAGGACATCATATCCAAAGTCACATGGAACCACTTAGTACAAGTTCCACAGCAAATGTATTGGGAGATGGTGAGCCCACCCAGATTAGTCCTCAGATGGCTCCTTCCTGGTTTGACAGTTATGGAACCTACCAAAATGGCAGGATGGTTGCTATGTTTGACGCCCATAGGAGTAGAAAAGCTTCCGTTCAGCAGTACTTTCTCCAAAATGCTCCTGCAAAGATGGATAATAGTAATGTCGTCGAGCAAAGACTTGATAGCAGCCAGGTTGGTAGCTATAGGCAAGATGCATTGGCCTTCAAGATAGCACCCAGTGATACAACTTCTTCTTTGCTGCCCCCGGATGTGACGGTCCATGGTAGAATTATAAGGTCAAAGAAGCGCAAAATTGCAAATAGAGATCTTCTGCCATGGCATAAGATGGTCATGGGATGTCCACAAAGTTTGCAGAGCATCAG TATGCCAGAGTTGGATTGGGCTCAAGCTGCCAATAGATTGATAGAGAAG GTGGATGATGAAGCTGAAACTATGGATGATGGCCTGTTTATGCCTCAGTCACGAAGAAGGATAATCCTGACAACACAACTGATGCAACAACTTATTCCAGCTGTACCAGCTGTGATGTTCAAAGGAGAGGCAACTTCAGGTTATCAAAGTGTGACTTTTTCTATTGCTAAAACAGCACTTGCAGATGCATGCAGCCTGGTTTCTTCCTCAGAAAGTGATTCccatttgctgttgggaaatgAAAATAC GATAAATATTGGAGAGGTTAAGACTTCCAAGAAGGTGGAAGAAGATACATTCTTAAAGCTTATGGAAGATTTCATTGGTAGATCCAAGAAACTTTCAACTGATTTCTCAAG ATTGGAGAGGAAGACATCGATGTTGGATGTCCGACTGGAGTGCCAAGAGTTAGAGAGGTTTTCCATTGTGAACCGATTAGGCAAGTTTCATGGTCGGACTCATGCTGATGGGGTCGATGTATCTTCCACTCCTGGAAATGCCTATCGCAGGATCTTTCCGCAGAGATATATCACCGCCGTTCCAGTGCCTGGAAATCTACCCGAGGGGGTTTGCTGTCTCTCACTCTAA